Proteins encoded in a region of the Epinephelus lanceolatus isolate andai-2023 chromosome 20, ASM4190304v1, whole genome shotgun sequence genome:
- the LOC117264608 gene encoding protein nucleotidyltransferase YdiU-like isoform X1, translating to MQSSYKVLAFALVAASSFTSVHVLEFCQSTDSDCHSHDSTASDNQLSPHTVKSRWNISVSNLLKDLDQFRVSCKKLIEAFPIDEVDGNFARSVKNCIFSRSIPTPLKGRLRLAAASKDVIEGILDLDVAVTQSDDFLHYASGGRRLSGSVPLAHRYGGHQFGYWAGQLGDGRAHSLGQYTNRRGEVWELQLKGSGKTPYSRSGDGRAVIRSSVREFLCSEAMHFLGIPTSRAASIIVSDEPVKRDQFYNGNVKTERGAVVLRLAKSWFRIGSLEILAQSREINLLRKLVDFVIDEYFFSISQDDPDKYLVFYSTVVNETAHLIARWMSVGFAHGVCNTDNFSLLSITIDYGPFGFMESYNPNFVPNTSDDEGRYSIGAQANVGLFNLEKLLLALSPVLSTNQQKEAKIILKGYGDIYQMRIHQLFKAKLGLLGEEEDDGYLIAFLLKMMEDTQSDFTMTFRQLSEVSARQLHNRNFTQMWALEDLSSHKLFSDWLSIYLLRLNRVDLKVPLLRQQNDSDLDRQHRMKNINPRYVLRNWMAESAIRKAEVNDFSEVELLHHILSFPFVTQETAEEAGYAARPPLWAKRLKVSCSS from the exons ATGCAGAGCTCCTACAAAGTATTAGCCTTTGCTCTGGTAGCAGCATccagcttcacatctgtacatgTTCTGGAGTTCTGTCAAAGTACTGACAGTGACTGCCATAGTCATGACAGTACAGCATCGGACAACCAGCTGTCGCCGCACACTGTCAAATCCAGGTGGAACATTAGTGTTTCAAACCTTTTAAAGGACCTGGACCAATTCAGAGTGTCCTGCAAGAAGCTAATAG AAGCATTTCCGATTGACGAGGTTGATGGCAATTTTGCTCGCTCTGTAAAGAACTGCATATTCTCCAGATCCATTCCAACCCCACTGAAAGGCCGGTTAAGACTGGCGGCAGCTTCTAAG GACGTCATCGAGGGGATTTTAGATTTAGACGTGGCTGTAACTCAGTCAGATGATTTCCTGCATTACGCAAGCGGTGGCAGACGGCTGTCAGGATCTGTACCACTTGCTCACAGATATGGAGGTCATCAG TTTGGGTACTGGGCAGGTCAGCTGGGCGATGGTCGAGCACATTCCCTTGGTCAGTATACCAACAG GAGAGGAGAAGTATGGGAACTGCAGCTTAAAGGCTCTGGCAAGACGCCTTATTCAAG GTCAGGAGATGGTCGAGCTGTGATCCGCTCTTCTGTAAGGGAGTTCCTGTGCAGTGAAGCCATGCATTTCCTGGGTATTCCAACCAGCAGGGCTGCCAG TATAATTGTCAGTGACGAGCCGGTGAAGAGGGATCAATTCTACAACGGCAAcgtgaagacagagagag GAGCCGTTGTTCTCAGGTTAGCCAAGTCATGGTTTCGGATCGGATCTTTGGAAATTTTGGCTCAAAGTAGAGAGATCAATCTCCTGAG AAAGCTGGTGGACTTTGTGAttgatgaatattttttttcaatcagTCAAGATGATCCAGATAAATATTTG gTGTTTTATTCCACAGTTGTAAATGAAACAGCACATCTGATTGCCAGATGGATGTCAGTTGGGTTTGCACATG GTGTGTGCAACACAGATAACTTCAGCCTCCTGTCTATAACCATCGACTACGGACCATTTGGCTTCATGGAGTCGTATAACCCCA ATTTTGTCCCCAACACATCAGATGATGAGGGCAGATACAGCATAGGAGCTCAGGCCAACGTCGGACTGTTTAACCTTGAGAAGCTCTTGCTGGCTCTCAGTCCTGTGCTATCTACAAACCAGCAGAAAGA ggctaaaattattttgaaaggaTATGGTGATATTTATCAGATGAG GATTCATCAGCTATTTAAAGCTAAACTGGGGCTTCTaggtgaagaggaggatgatggcTATCTAATTGCCTTCCTGCTTAAG ATGATGGAGGACACACAATCAGACTTCACCATGACCTTCAGGCAGCTCAGCGAAGTTTCAGCCCGGCAGCTTCACAACAGGAACTTCACACAG aTGTGGGCTCTTGAAGACTTGTCCTCCCACAAGCTCTTCTCTGATTGGCTCAGCATTTACCTGCTCCGGCTCAACAG AGTGGATTTAAAAGTTCCTCTGCTTAGACAACAAAATGATAGTGATTTGGATCGTCAACACAGGATGAAAA ATATAAATCCTAGATATGTGCTGAGGAACTGGATGGCAGAGTCTGCTATACGTAAAGCTGAGGTGAATGATTTTTCAGAG GTAGAGCTGCTGCACCATATACTGTCCTTTCCCTTTGTTACACAAGAGACTGCAGAGGAGGCAGGCTATGCGGCAAGACCTCCTCTGTGGGCTAAGAGGTTAAAGGTCAGCTGTTCCTCCTGA
- the LOC117264608 gene encoding protein nucleotidyltransferase YdiU-like isoform X2, translating into MQSSYKVLAFALVAASSFTSVHVLEFCQSTDSDCHSHDSTASDNQLSPHTVKSRWNISVSNLLKDLDQFRVSCKKLIEAFPIDEVDGNFARSVKNCIFSRSIPTPLKGRLRLAAASKDVIEGILDLDVAVTQSDDFLHYASGGRRLSGSVPLAHRYGGHQFGYWAGQLGDGRAHSLGQYTNRRGEVWELQLKGSGKTPYSRSGDGRAVIRSSVREFLCSEAMHFLGIPTSRAASIIVSDEPVKRDQFYNGNVKTERGAVVLRLAKSWFRIGSLEILAQSREINLLRKLVDFVIDEYFFSISQDDPDKYLVFYSTVVNETAHLIARWMSVGFAHGVCNTDNFSLLSITIDYGPFGFMESYNPNFVPNTSDDEGRYSIGAQANVGLFNLEKLLLALSPVLSTNQQKEAKIILKGYGDIYQMRIHQLFKAKLGLLGEEEDDGYLIAFLLKMMEDTQSDFTMTFRQLSEVSARQLHNRNFTQMWALEDLSSHKLFSDWLSIYLLRLNRQQNDSDLDRQHRMKNINPRYVLRNWMAESAIRKAEVNDFSEVELLHHILSFPFVTQETAEEAGYAARPPLWAKRLKVSCSS; encoded by the exons ATGCAGAGCTCCTACAAAGTATTAGCCTTTGCTCTGGTAGCAGCATccagcttcacatctgtacatgTTCTGGAGTTCTGTCAAAGTACTGACAGTGACTGCCATAGTCATGACAGTACAGCATCGGACAACCAGCTGTCGCCGCACACTGTCAAATCCAGGTGGAACATTAGTGTTTCAAACCTTTTAAAGGACCTGGACCAATTCAGAGTGTCCTGCAAGAAGCTAATAG AAGCATTTCCGATTGACGAGGTTGATGGCAATTTTGCTCGCTCTGTAAAGAACTGCATATTCTCCAGATCCATTCCAACCCCACTGAAAGGCCGGTTAAGACTGGCGGCAGCTTCTAAG GACGTCATCGAGGGGATTTTAGATTTAGACGTGGCTGTAACTCAGTCAGATGATTTCCTGCATTACGCAAGCGGTGGCAGACGGCTGTCAGGATCTGTACCACTTGCTCACAGATATGGAGGTCATCAG TTTGGGTACTGGGCAGGTCAGCTGGGCGATGGTCGAGCACATTCCCTTGGTCAGTATACCAACAG GAGAGGAGAAGTATGGGAACTGCAGCTTAAAGGCTCTGGCAAGACGCCTTATTCAAG GTCAGGAGATGGTCGAGCTGTGATCCGCTCTTCTGTAAGGGAGTTCCTGTGCAGTGAAGCCATGCATTTCCTGGGTATTCCAACCAGCAGGGCTGCCAG TATAATTGTCAGTGACGAGCCGGTGAAGAGGGATCAATTCTACAACGGCAAcgtgaagacagagagag GAGCCGTTGTTCTCAGGTTAGCCAAGTCATGGTTTCGGATCGGATCTTTGGAAATTTTGGCTCAAAGTAGAGAGATCAATCTCCTGAG AAAGCTGGTGGACTTTGTGAttgatgaatattttttttcaatcagTCAAGATGATCCAGATAAATATTTG gTGTTTTATTCCACAGTTGTAAATGAAACAGCACATCTGATTGCCAGATGGATGTCAGTTGGGTTTGCACATG GTGTGTGCAACACAGATAACTTCAGCCTCCTGTCTATAACCATCGACTACGGACCATTTGGCTTCATGGAGTCGTATAACCCCA ATTTTGTCCCCAACACATCAGATGATGAGGGCAGATACAGCATAGGAGCTCAGGCCAACGTCGGACTGTTTAACCTTGAGAAGCTCTTGCTGGCTCTCAGTCCTGTGCTATCTACAAACCAGCAGAAAGA ggctaaaattattttgaaaggaTATGGTGATATTTATCAGATGAG GATTCATCAGCTATTTAAAGCTAAACTGGGGCTTCTaggtgaagaggaggatgatggcTATCTAATTGCCTTCCTGCTTAAG ATGATGGAGGACACACAATCAGACTTCACCATGACCTTCAGGCAGCTCAGCGAAGTTTCAGCCCGGCAGCTTCACAACAGGAACTTCACACAG aTGTGGGCTCTTGAAGACTTGTCCTCCCACAAGCTCTTCTCTGATTGGCTCAGCATTTACCTGCTCCGGCTCAACAG ACAACAAAATGATAGTGATTTGGATCGTCAACACAGGATGAAAA ATATAAATCCTAGATATGTGCTGAGGAACTGGATGGCAGAGTCTGCTATACGTAAAGCTGAGGTGAATGATTTTTCAGAG GTAGAGCTGCTGCACCATATACTGTCCTTTCCCTTTGTTACACAAGAGACTGCAGAGGAGGCAGGCTATGCGGCAAGACCTCCTCTGTGGGCTAAGAGGTTAAAGGTCAGCTGTTCCTCCTGA